Proteins found in one Streptomyces sp. CB09001 genomic segment:
- a CDS encoding sugar ABC transporter permease codes for MPTSTAAAQAPAKASTSPAAPDPGRIARRRRLTQWGFVAPAVVFMLLFFGYPLVRNVVMSFQDYTPKTFFTGEAPFNGADNWSNVFQDALFGKALWHTLVFTAGSLLGQFCIGLALAVFFSRRFPLNGVLRSLILLPWLVPMVVSGIVWRRILDQDTGVLNSFLDTLGIGGHTPWLTSPEMALLSVILVNIWIGIPFNMVILYGGLQEIPKELHEAAALDGASAWRTFRSVTLPMLKPVVTVVLVLGFMSTVKILDLILALTDGGPADATQTLGTLTYQNSFVQLDFGAGAVVGNVLILISAVFAVFYLRANRTEGK; via the coding sequence ATGCCCACCTCCACCGCCGCCGCGCAGGCGCCCGCGAAGGCGTCCACGTCGCCCGCCGCGCCGGACCCCGGCCGGATCGCGCGCCGCCGCCGGCTCACCCAGTGGGGGTTCGTCGCCCCCGCCGTCGTCTTCATGCTGCTGTTCTTCGGCTACCCGCTCGTGCGCAACGTCGTGATGAGCTTCCAGGACTACACGCCGAAGACCTTCTTCACCGGTGAGGCGCCCTTCAACGGTGCCGACAACTGGTCCAACGTGTTCCAGGACGCCCTGTTCGGCAAGGCGCTGTGGCACACGCTCGTCTTCACGGCGGGCTCCCTGCTCGGCCAGTTCTGCATCGGCCTGGCGCTCGCGGTGTTCTTCAGCCGCCGCTTCCCCCTCAACGGTGTGCTGCGCTCGCTGATCCTGCTGCCCTGGCTGGTGCCCATGGTGGTGTCCGGCATCGTTTGGCGGCGCATCCTCGACCAGGACACGGGCGTGCTCAACTCGTTCCTGGACACGCTCGGGATCGGCGGTCACACGCCCTGGCTGACCAGCCCGGAGATGGCCCTGCTCTCGGTCATCCTGGTCAACATCTGGATCGGCATCCCGTTCAACATGGTCATCCTGTACGGCGGCCTCCAGGAGATCCCGAAGGAGCTGCACGAGGCGGCCGCGCTGGACGGGGCCTCTGCCTGGCGGACCTTCCGTTCGGTGACCCTGCCGATGCTCAAGCCCGTCGTGACGGTGGTCCTCGTGCTGGGCTTCATGTCGACGGTGAAGATCCTCGACCTGATCCTCGCCCTGACCGACGGCGGCCCGGCCGACGCCACCCAGACGCTCGGCACCCTGACCTACCAGAACTCGTTCGTCCAGCTGGACTTCGGCGCCGGCGCCGTCGTCGGCAACGTACTCATCCTGATCTCCGCCGTGTTCGCGGTGTTCTACCTGCGGGCCAACCGCACCGAGGGGAAGTGA
- the yicI gene encoding alpha-xylosidase, translating to MKFTDGFWLIREGVHLSYATEVRDVRPESKRFTAHAAVKKVTRRGDTLNAPLLTVECFSPAEGVIGVRVTHHAGKRRPGPDFTLSGAADGAGEVRQDGTVTELTSGPLTLRLDREGPWGLTFHGADGRELTRADAKGTAFATTGDGAHHMLSRLALGVGEQIYGLGERFTPFVKNGQVVDMWQADGGTSSEQAYKNIPFYLSSRGYGVFVNHPGAVSFEVGSESVGQVQFSVEDQTLEYYVVAGPTPKDVLTRYTALTGRPALPPAWSFGLWLTTSFTTSYDEQTVTSFVDGMAERGIPLSVFHFDCFWMREYQWCDFEWDPDVFPDPDGMLARLKAKGLRISAWINPYIAQKSPLFDEAAALGHLVRRPDGDIWQWDLWQAGMGLVDFTSPAARDWYAGKLKPLLDQGVDCFKTDFGERVPTDVVWHDGSDPVRMHNYYTHLFNRTVFELLEKERGQGEAVLFARSATAGGQQYPVHWGGDCWSSFEAMAESLRGGLSLSLSGFGFWSHDIGGFEGTPDPAVFKRWLAFGLLSSHSRLHGSSSYRVPWEFGEEAVDVARRFTLLKHRLMPYLYGVAAEAHRTGVPMMRPMVLEFPHDPACRPLDRQYMLGSDVLVAPVFTEDGEVEVYLPEGTWTHLLTGERVTGPAWRTERHGYDSLPLYVREGAVLPLGSDDQRPDGDWLDAPTLLVHPADDADYAAEVTVPDLLGTPAATFRVRRDGDVLRVTASGTDRPFTVRVAGGASAEGEGEVTVALP from the coding sequence ATGAAGTTCACCGACGGCTTCTGGCTCATCCGCGAGGGCGTGCATCTCTCGTACGCCACCGAGGTACGCGATGTACGCCCCGAATCGAAGCGCTTCACCGCCCACGCCGCCGTGAAGAAGGTGACGCGGAGGGGGGACACGCTCAACGCGCCGCTCCTCACGGTCGAGTGCTTCTCACCCGCCGAGGGCGTCATCGGCGTCCGCGTCACCCACCACGCCGGCAAGCGCCGGCCGGGCCCAGACTTCACCCTCTCCGGGGCGGCGGACGGCGCCGGCGAGGTACGCCAGGACGGCACCGTCACCGAGCTGACCAGCGGCCCGCTCACCCTCCGCCTGGACCGAGAGGGCCCCTGGGGCCTCACCTTCCATGGCGCGGACGGGCGTGAGCTGACCCGCGCCGACGCCAAGGGCACTGCCTTCGCCACCACCGGCGACGGCGCCCACCACATGCTCAGCCGCCTCGCCCTCGGTGTCGGAGAGCAGATCTACGGGCTCGGCGAGCGCTTCACCCCGTTCGTCAAGAACGGCCAGGTCGTCGACATGTGGCAGGCCGACGGCGGCACCAGCAGCGAGCAGGCCTACAAGAACATCCCGTTCTACCTCTCCTCGCGCGGCTACGGCGTCTTCGTCAACCACCCCGGCGCGGTCTCCTTCGAGGTCGGCTCCGAGTCCGTCGGCCAGGTCCAGTTCAGCGTCGAGGACCAGACGCTGGAGTACTACGTCGTCGCCGGCCCCACCCCCAAGGACGTCCTCACCCGCTACACCGCCCTCACCGGCCGCCCCGCCCTGCCGCCGGCCTGGTCCTTCGGCCTGTGGCTCACCACGTCCTTCACCACCTCCTACGACGAGCAGACGGTGACCTCGTTCGTGGACGGCATGGCCGAGCGCGGCATCCCGCTCTCCGTCTTCCACTTCGACTGCTTCTGGATGCGCGAGTACCAGTGGTGCGACTTCGAGTGGGACCCGGACGTCTTCCCGGACCCGGACGGCATGCTCGCCCGGCTCAAGGCCAAGGGCCTGCGGATCAGCGCCTGGATCAACCCCTACATCGCCCAGAAGTCCCCGCTGTTCGACGAGGCCGCCGCCCTCGGGCACCTGGTGCGCAGGCCGGACGGCGACATCTGGCAGTGGGACCTGTGGCAGGCCGGCATGGGCCTGGTCGACTTCACCAGCCCCGCCGCCCGCGACTGGTACGCAGGCAAGCTCAAGCCGCTGCTCGACCAGGGCGTGGACTGCTTCAAGACCGACTTCGGCGAGCGCGTGCCCACCGACGTGGTCTGGCACGACGGCTCCGACCCGGTGCGCATGCACAACTACTACACGCACCTGTTCAACCGCACCGTCTTCGAACTCCTGGAGAAGGAGCGCGGCCAGGGCGAGGCCGTCCTCTTCGCCCGCTCCGCGACCGCGGGCGGCCAGCAGTACCCCGTCCACTGGGGCGGCGACTGCTGGTCGTCCTTCGAGGCGATGGCCGAGTCGCTCAGGGGCGGCCTGTCCCTCTCGCTGAGCGGCTTCGGCTTCTGGAGCCATGACATCGGCGGCTTCGAGGGCACACCCGACCCGGCGGTCTTCAAGCGCTGGCTGGCCTTCGGCCTGCTCTCCTCGCACAGCCGGCTGCACGGCTCCTCGTCGTACCGGGTGCCGTGGGAGTTCGGCGAGGAGGCCGTCGACGTCGCCCGCCGCTTCACCCTCCTCAAGCACCGCCTGATGCCCTACCTGTACGGCGTCGCCGCCGAGGCCCACCGCACCGGCGTGCCCATGATGCGGCCGATGGTCCTGGAGTTCCCGCACGACCCGGCGTGCCGTCCGCTGGACCGCCAGTACATGCTCGGCTCCGACGTCCTGGTCGCCCCGGTCTTCACCGAGGACGGCGAGGTCGAGGTCTACCTCCCCGAGGGCACCTGGACCCACCTGCTGACCGGCGAGCGCGTCACCGGCCCGGCCTGGCGCACCGAACGGCACGGCTACGACAGCCTGCCGCTGTACGTCCGCGAGGGCGCCGTCCTGCCGCTGGGCTCGGACGACCAGCGGCCCGACGGCGACTGGCTGGACGCCCCGACCCTGCTGGTCCACCCGGCCGACGACGCCGACTACGCGGCCGAGGTCACCGTGCCCGACCTGCTGGGCACACCGGCCGCGACCTTCCGGGTGCGGCGCGACGGGGACGTCCTGCGGGTCACCGCGAGCGGCACCGACCGCCCCTTCACCGTCCGGGTCGCGGGCGGCGCGAGCGCGGAGGGCGAGGGCGAGGTGACCGTAGCGCTGCCGTGA
- a CDS encoding cysteine desulfurase-like protein — protein sequence MALDVDAIRAQIPALKSGSARFDAPGGTQTPQPVIDAIAEALANPLANRGRTTEGERNADDIVAGARGALADLLGTDPRGVVLGRSATQLSYDLARTLAKSWGPGDEVVVTRLDHDSNIRPWVQAAEAVGATVRWADFDPASGELRPEHVAAVLSPRTRLVAATAASNLIGTMPDLPALARLAHGVGAVFHVDAVHYASHAVVDPAALGADTLVCSPYKFLGPHLGVLAARPEFLEGLRPDKLLPSSDAVPERFELGTLPYELLAGARAAVDFLAGLEADASGSRRDRLVASFAALEAHEDVLRERIERGLADLGGVTVYSRAARRTPTLLFTVAGLGPADVYRQLAERGVDAPAGSFYALEASRRLGLGDGGAVRVGLAPYTSADDVDRLLAALAGLDR from the coding sequence ATGGCCCTCGACGTCGACGCGATCCGCGCCCAGATACCCGCCCTGAAGTCCGGCTCCGCCCGCTTCGACGCGCCGGGCGGCACCCAGACCCCGCAGCCGGTCATCGACGCGATCGCCGAGGCCCTGGCCAACCCGCTGGCCAATCGCGGCCGGACGACCGAGGGAGAGCGCAACGCGGACGACATCGTCGCCGGCGCCCGCGGCGCCCTCGCCGACCTGCTGGGCACCGACCCACGGGGCGTCGTCCTCGGCCGCAGCGCGACGCAGCTCTCCTACGACCTGGCCCGGACGCTCGCCAAGTCGTGGGGACCCGGGGACGAGGTGGTCGTCACCCGGCTGGACCACGACTCCAACATCCGGCCCTGGGTCCAGGCGGCGGAGGCGGTGGGCGCGACCGTCCGGTGGGCCGACTTCGACCCGGCGTCCGGGGAACTGCGTCCCGAGCACGTCGCGGCGGTGCTCTCCCCGCGCACCAGGCTGGTGGCGGCGACGGCCGCCTCCAACCTGATCGGCACGATGCCCGACCTGCCCGCCCTCGCCCGGCTGGCGCACGGCGTCGGCGCCGTGTTCCACGTCGACGCCGTGCACTACGCCTCGCACGCCGTCGTCGACCCGGCGGCCCTCGGCGCGGACACCCTGGTGTGCTCGCCGTACAAGTTCCTCGGACCGCACCTGGGGGTGCTCGCGGCCCGGCCGGAGTTCCTGGAAGGCCTGCGCCCCGACAAACTGCTGCCCTCCAGCGACGCAGTCCCCGAGCGCTTCGAGCTGGGCACGCTGCCCTACGAGCTGTTGGCCGGCGCCCGCGCGGCGGTGGACTTCCTCGCCGGTCTGGAAGCGGACGCGTCCGGCAGCCGCAGGGACCGGCTCGTCGCCTCGTTCGCGGCGCTCGAGGCGCACGAGGACGTGCTGCGCGAGCGGATCGAGCGGGGGCTGGCCGACCTCGGCGGCGTCACCGTGTACTCGCGGGCCGCCCGGCGCACCCCGACCCTGCTGTTCACGGTGGCCGGCCTGGGCCCGGCCGACGTGTACCGGCAACTGGCCGAGCGGGGCGTCGACGCGCCCGCCGGGTCCTTCTACGCCCTGGAGGCCTCGCGCCGCCTGGGCCTCGGCGACGGGGGCGCCGTCCGGGTCGGACTGGCGCCCTACACCAGCGCGGACGACGTGGACCGCCTGCTGGCCGCGCTGGCCGGCCTCGACCGCTGA
- a CDS encoding GH1 family beta-glucosidase: MSEYPSFPPGFVLGAATASYQIEGAATEDGRGPSIWDTYSHTPGLVVNGDTGDVACDHYHRYPEDVALLRDLGVDSYRFSIAWPRIVPDGSGAVNPKGLDFYSRLVDELLAAGIEPAATLYHWDLPQALEDRGGWRVRETAERFAEYTAVVAEHLGDRVPRWITLNEPWCSSFLGYSIGRHAPGAKEGRGALAAAHHLLVGHGLAVRALRAAGVREVGITLNLDRNLPATDSPADLAAVVRADTQHNLVWTEPILAGRYPATEEETWGELITGEDFRREGDLGLISQPLDFLGVNYYRPIVVADAPHRESDPARRVATDNRYEEVQHPGVRHTAMNWPVVPDSFTDLLVRLRERYGDALPPVHITENGSAEDDAAAADGTVHDADRVAYLRDHLTALRAAIDAGVDVRGYYVWSLLDNFEWAYGYDKRFGIVRVDYDTQERTPKDSYRWYREMIAANRG, translated from the coding sequence ATGAGTGAGTACCCCAGCTTCCCGCCCGGCTTCGTCCTCGGCGCCGCGACCGCCTCGTACCAGATCGAGGGCGCAGCGACCGAGGACGGCCGCGGTCCGTCGATCTGGGACACCTACAGCCACACCCCCGGCCTGGTGGTGAACGGCGACACCGGTGACGTGGCCTGCGACCACTACCACCGCTACCCCGAGGACGTGGCCCTGCTGCGCGACCTCGGCGTGGACTCGTACCGCTTCTCGATCGCCTGGCCGCGCATCGTGCCGGACGGCTCGGGCGCGGTGAATCCCAAGGGGCTCGACTTCTACTCCCGCCTGGTGGACGAACTGCTGGCGGCGGGCATCGAACCGGCCGCCACCCTCTACCACTGGGACCTGCCACAGGCGTTGGAGGACCGGGGCGGCTGGCGGGTGCGGGAGACGGCGGAGCGGTTCGCCGAGTACACGGCGGTGGTCGCGGAGCACCTGGGCGACCGGGTGCCGCGCTGGATCACCCTCAACGAGCCGTGGTGCAGTTCCTTCCTCGGGTACTCGATCGGCCGGCACGCGCCCGGCGCCAAGGAGGGCCGGGGCGCCCTGGCCGCCGCCCACCACCTGCTGGTCGGCCACGGGCTGGCCGTGCGGGCGCTGCGCGCGGCCGGGGTGCGCGAGGTCGGTATCACGCTCAACCTGGACCGCAACCTGCCCGCCACCGACTCCCCCGCCGACCTGGCGGCGGTGGTCCGCGCGGACACCCAGCACAACCTGGTGTGGACCGAGCCGATCCTCGCGGGCCGCTACCCGGCCACCGAGGAGGAGACCTGGGGCGAGCTGATCACCGGGGAGGACTTCCGGCGGGAGGGTGATCTGGGGCTGATCTCCCAGCCGCTGGACTTCCTCGGCGTCAACTACTACCGGCCGATCGTGGTCGCCGACGCCCCCCACCGCGAGAGCGACCCGGCCCGGCGCGTGGCGACGGACAACCGCTACGAGGAGGTACAGCACCCCGGAGTGCGGCACACGGCGATGAACTGGCCGGTCGTGCCGGACAGCTTCACCGACCTGCTGGTCCGGCTGAGGGAGCGGTACGGCGACGCGCTTCCACCCGTTCACATCACCGAGAACGGCTCGGCGGAGGACGACGCGGCCGCCGCCGACGGCACGGTGCACGACGCCGACCGGGTCGCCTACCTGCGCGACCACCTCACGGCGCTGCGGGCGGCGATCGACGCGGGCGTGGACGTACGCGGGTACTACGTGTGGTCGCTGCTGGACAACTTCGAGTGGGCGTACGGCTACGACAAGCGTTTCGGCATCGTGCGGGTGGACTACGACACGCAGGAGCGCACCCCCAAGGACAGCTACCGCTGGTACCGGGAGATGATCGCCGCCAACCGCGGGTGA
- a CDS encoding carbohydrate ABC transporter permease, whose amino-acid sequence MASHTPTASRRRWGSTVAGVLILCVMLFPLYWMLNTALQPDSGLLQVDPVPGSLDFSGFSKAISDQGGHLLTSLAVSLGAVAICLAVSAPAAYGLARFGLRGSRTIVFGTLITQMVPGIVIANALYNSYVDLGLVNSYFGLMLADASLGIPFSIVLMRSFMVSIPGEVIEAAQIDGAGPVRTFVRVVLPMSRNSLITSGLFAFLFSWSDFMFALTLNTTDEVKPITLGIYQYIGAHVGDWGSVMAASVLSAVPAAILLVLAQKYIAAGISGGSVK is encoded by the coding sequence ATGGCCTCCCACACGCCCACCGCCTCCCGGCGCCGCTGGGGCTCCACCGTCGCCGGCGTTCTGATCCTGTGCGTGATGCTGTTCCCGCTGTACTGGATGCTCAACACCGCGCTCCAGCCCGACTCGGGGCTGCTCCAGGTCGACCCGGTGCCGGGCAGCCTGGACTTCTCCGGCTTCTCCAAGGCGATCAGCGACCAGGGCGGGCACCTGCTGACCTCGCTGGCGGTCTCGCTCGGCGCGGTCGCCATCTGCCTGGCGGTCTCGGCGCCCGCCGCGTACGGTCTCGCGCGGTTCGGGCTGCGCGGCTCGCGCACCATCGTGTTCGGCACGCTGATCACCCAGATGGTGCCGGGCATCGTCATCGCCAACGCGCTCTACAACTCCTACGTCGACCTGGGCCTGGTCAACTCCTACTTCGGGCTGATGCTGGCGGACGCCTCGCTGGGCATCCCGTTCTCCATCGTGCTGATGCGCTCCTTCATGGTGTCCATCCCGGGCGAGGTGATCGAGGCGGCGCAGATCGACGGCGCCGGTCCGGTCCGCACCTTCGTACGGGTGGTGCTGCCGATGAGCCGCAACTCGCTGATCACGTCGGGGTTGTTCGCGTTCCTGTTCTCGTGGAGCGACTTCATGTTCGCGCTCACCCTGAACACGACCGACGAGGTCAAGCCCATCACCCTGGGCATCTACCAGTACATCGGCGCGCACGTCGGCGACTGGGGCTCGGTGATGGCCGCGTCGGTGCTGTCCGCGGTGCCCGCCGCGATCCTCCTCGTCCTCGCCCAGAAGTACATCGCCGCCGGGATCTCCGGCGGCTCCGTCAAGTGA
- a CDS encoding sialidase family protein, translated as MRNPSPTTLRRSPALLGVLALLTALLSLWSQPASAAPAGQVLASPDLAAHPQGDNSYPRAVRLDHDGSAGQTMLATYARREQGATNTLPVHRSTDGGRTWSAAPISTITSHTPGWDIEAPVLYEVPRTANGLNQGDLLAAGTAWQAGDYTTQRVEVFRSTDHGRSWQYLSDCTRTSGLPDTIGHGIWEPWFLLAPDNTLACFISDERPANSPTNNQVIGHYTSTDGGRTWSGTLTQDVAFPADNLARPGMSIVVALPDGRFMMAYEMCRDATDADHACEVYTKTSPDGLNWAPADNPGTLVRTADGRELLHTPYLAWVPGGGPDGTLLMSGQRVVSGPTGNKTVLSESGTVVFANTRLGAGEWTEIEAPVQTGPTGGYNPGEPSCPGYSSPIVPRADGTSFLYLTATWLGTGNQCQVRFGTGSLGGPVGQVTTPWVAGKCLDVDTNTSGNGNAAQLWDCSTATGQRWSVAPDGTVRAFGKCLDIDGNGTANFTKVQVWDCAPGVGGQQWRHQADGSLLNPQSGRCLDIPSGGTANGTKLQIYDCNGLGTQKWNLPA; from the coding sequence GTGCGCAACCCGTCACCCACCACTCTCAGAAGATCACCGGCCCTGCTCGGCGTCCTCGCCCTGCTCACGGCCCTGCTGTCCCTGTGGTCACAGCCCGCGTCGGCCGCGCCCGCCGGCCAGGTCCTGGCGTCGCCCGACCTCGCGGCCCACCCGCAGGGCGACAACAGCTACCCGCGCGCCGTCCGCCTCGACCACGACGGCTCGGCGGGCCAGACCATGCTGGCCACCTACGCCCGGCGCGAACAGGGCGCCACGAACACCCTGCCCGTCCACCGCAGCACCGACGGCGGGCGCACCTGGAGCGCCGCCCCCATCTCCACCATCACCTCGCACACCCCGGGCTGGGACATCGAGGCACCCGTCCTCTACGAGGTGCCGCGCACCGCGAACGGCCTGAACCAGGGCGACCTCCTCGCCGCCGGCACCGCCTGGCAGGCCGGCGACTACACCACGCAGCGCGTCGAGGTCTTCAGGAGCACCGACCACGGCCGGAGCTGGCAGTACCTCTCCGACTGCACCCGCACCAGCGGCCTGCCCGACACCATCGGGCACGGCATCTGGGAACCCTGGTTCCTGCTGGCCCCCGACAACACGCTGGCCTGCTTCATCTCCGACGAGCGGCCCGCGAACAGCCCGACCAACAACCAGGTCATCGGCCACTACACCTCCACCGACGGCGGCCGCACCTGGAGCGGCACCCTCACCCAGGACGTCGCCTTCCCCGCCGACAACCTGGCCCGCCCCGGCATGTCCATCGTCGTCGCGCTGCCCGACGGGCGGTTCATGATGGCGTACGAGATGTGCCGGGACGCCACCGACGCCGACCACGCCTGCGAGGTGTACACCAAGACCAGCCCCGACGGCCTGAACTGGGCGCCCGCCGACAATCCGGGCACCCTGGTGCGCACCGCCGACGGCAGGGAACTGCTGCACACCCCCTACCTCGCCTGGGTGCCGGGCGGCGGACCCGACGGCACACTGCTGATGTCCGGCCAGCGCGTGGTGAGCGGACCCACCGGGAACAAGACCGTACTGTCGGAGTCCGGCACCGTGGTCTTCGCCAACACCCGCCTCGGCGCGGGGGAGTGGACCGAGATCGAGGCCCCGGTCCAGACCGGCCCCACCGGCGGCTACAACCCCGGTGAGCCCTCCTGCCCCGGCTACAGCTCGCCGATCGTGCCGCGCGCCGACGGCACCTCCTTCCTCTACCTGACCGCCACCTGGCTCGGCACCGGCAACCAGTGCCAGGTCCGCTTCGGCACCGGAAGCCTCGGCGGACCGGTCGGCCAGGTCACCACGCCGTGGGTCGCGGGCAAGTGCCTCGATGTCGACACCAACACCAGCGGCAACGGCAACGCCGCCCAGCTGTGGGACTGCAGCACCGCCACCGGCCAGCGCTGGTCCGTGGCCCCCGACGGCACGGTGCGCGCGTTCGGCAAGTGCCTGGACATCGACGGCAACGGCACGGCCAACTTCACCAAGGTCCAGGTGTGGGACTGCGCCCCGGGCGTCGGCGGCCAGCAGTGGCGCCACCAGGCCGACGGCTCGCTGCTCAACCCGCAGTCCGGCCGCTGCCTGGACATCCCGTCCGGCGGCACCGCCAACGGCACCAAGCTGCAGATCTACGACTGCAACGGCCTCGGCACCCAGAAGTGGAACCTGCCCGCCTAG
- a CDS encoding sugar ABC transporter substrate-binding protein, which produces MSKRFTSLALTAHPPAAARRGRGRSRRVVAPFTAVSVLVAGAALAGCGQQRDAGTYTVMNSSTDESYHRWDAEAMARCGKELGVTIEQQSVPAAQVMTKALRMASSKSLPDIVQFDASEMPTFADAGGLVDLRTLGLSTDDVPDGIVDFGSYKGTYYGAARSVNTLALFYNKDVLDKAGVQVPTTWAELRETAKKLTRGKQYGLALSAGGAEDGVFQFTPFMWSNGGDETDLDGPKVVEALDYWKGLLKDRSLSKSTVNWTQADVNDQFMAGNAAMMINGPWQVETLNSDKSLHWGIAPIPVPEAGDDSVGPLGGAVLTVPNTGDEAREKTAGKIVACLASEREQLTYALNSWMVPANAEAAAAWREKVPELDSLADQVAVARSRTAKLGAGWSSVSLALQSAFQSALTGQSSETALKRAQQRATSGN; this is translated from the coding sequence ATGTCGAAGCGCTTCACCTCGCTCGCCTTGACAGCACACCCCCCGGCTGCCGCGCGCCGCGGGCGAGGACGCTCACGCCGAGTCGTCGCCCCGTTCACCGCGGTGTCCGTGCTGGTCGCCGGGGCGGCACTGGCCGGCTGCGGACAGCAGCGCGACGCCGGCACGTACACCGTGATGAACTCCTCGACCGACGAGTCGTACCACCGCTGGGACGCGGAGGCGATGGCCCGTTGCGGCAAGGAGCTGGGCGTCACGATCGAGCAGCAGAGCGTCCCGGCGGCACAGGTGATGACGAAGGCGCTGCGCATGGCCTCGTCCAAGTCGCTGCCCGACATCGTGCAGTTCGACGCGTCCGAGATGCCGACCTTCGCCGACGCGGGCGGCCTGGTCGACCTCCGGACCCTCGGGCTGAGCACCGACGACGTCCCCGACGGGATCGTGGACTTCGGTTCGTACAAGGGCACGTACTACGGCGCGGCCCGCTCGGTGAACACGCTCGCCCTCTTCTACAACAAGGACGTCCTCGACAAGGCGGGCGTGCAGGTGCCCACCACGTGGGCCGAGCTGCGGGAGACGGCGAAGAAGCTCACGCGGGGCAAGCAGTACGGCCTGGCGCTCAGCGCGGGCGGTGCGGAGGACGGCGTCTTCCAGTTCACGCCGTTCATGTGGTCCAACGGGGGTGACGAGACCGACCTGGACGGCCCGAAGGTGGTCGAGGCCCTGGACTACTGGAAGGGTCTGCTGAAGGACCGTTCGCTGTCGAAGTCGACGGTCAACTGGACCCAGGCGGACGTCAACGACCAGTTCATGGCCGGGAACGCGGCGATGATGATCAATGGCCCGTGGCAGGTGGAGACGCTCAACAGCGACAAGTCGCTGCACTGGGGCATCGCGCCGATCCCGGTGCCCGAGGCCGGGGACGACTCGGTCGGCCCGCTCGGCGGTGCCGTCCTCACCGTGCCCAACACCGGTGACGAGGCCCGGGAGAAGACGGCCGGCAAGATCGTCGCGTGTCTGGCGAGCGAGCGGGAGCAGCTGACCTACGCGCTCAACAGCTGGATGGTCCCGGCCAACGCCGAGGCCGCCGCCGCCTGGCGCGAGAAGGTGCCCGAGCTGGACTCCCTCGCCGACCAGGTGGCCGTCGCCCGGTCCCGGACGGCGAAGCTCGGCGCCGGCTGGTCGAGCGTGTCACTCGCGCTGCAGAGCGCCTTCCAGTCGGCCCTGACCGGCCAGTCCAGTGAGACCGCCCTGAAGCGCGCCCAGCAGCGGGCCACGAGCGGGAACTGA